A single genomic interval of Cydia strobilella chromosome 3, ilCydStro3.1, whole genome shotgun sequence harbors:
- the LOC134756111 gene encoding hairy/enhancer-of-split related with YRPW motif protein-like, which produces MDYHHRHMEQQQWGYWPPAPAPAAVPAPRSKRAHSESEDDAFSEESSKDATSPGGDSCQLMTRKRRRGVIEKKRRDRINTSLTELKRLVPAACEKQGSAKLEKAEILQLTVDHLKMIHAKGLDTFAYDPQRYAMDYHSIGFRECAAEVARYLVSCEGLDIQDPLRLRLMSHLQCFAAQRELAAKSTNWGYPQYPTPVHPQAQTQHGYTELRPEATTSTATTTIAAPMAVAAPLSAPPSYPHYPAPPAPPAPPGPHPAPPVPHYPTPYPHQPTHNQYSQNSSKPYRPWGAELAY; this is translated from the exons ATGGATTACCACCACCGCCATATGGAGCAGCAGCAGTGGGGCTACTGGccgcctgcgcccgcgccggcagCCGTACCGGCTCCCAGGAGCAAACGCGCGCATTCCGAGAGCGAAGACGATGCGTTCTCGGAGGAGAGCAGTAAAGATGCCAC TTCTCCCGGCGGCGACTCCTGTCAACTCATGACGCGCAAACGCCGCAGAGGCGTCATCGAGAAGAAGAGACGTGACCGCATCAACACCTCCCTCACCGAGCTGAAGAGGCTTGTCCCAGCAGCTTGTGAAAAACAGGGCAGTGCGAAGCTGGAGAAAGCTGAGATACTACAGTTGACTGTGGACCACCTCAAGATGATACATGCTAAAG GTCTCGACACGTTCGCGTACGACCCCCAGCGCTACGCCATGGATTACCACAGCATCGGCTTTAGAGAGTGCGCGGCCGAAGTGGCCCGCTACCTCGTCAGCTGCGAAGGCCTCGACATCCAAGACCCTTTGCGATTACGCCTTATGAGCCATCTACAGTGCTTCGCGGCGCAAAGGGAGCTGGCAGCGAAATCTACCAACTGGGGATATCCTCAGTATCCTACACCAGTACATCCTCAAGCTCAAACTCAACATGGTTACACGGAGCTAAGACCTGAAGCAACAACCTCGACCGCGACGACAACTATTGCTGCACCTATGGCTGTTGCAGCACCGCTATCCGCCCCTCCATCTTACCCCCACTACCCTGCCCCTCCTGCGCCACCAGCACCACCTGGCCCCCACCCCGCACCCCCTGTTCCTCATTATCCTACTCCGTATCCTCACCAGCCTACGCATAACCAGTATTCACAGAACAGCTCGAAACCTTATAGACCTTGGGGTGCGGAGTTAGCTTATTAG